One Tolypothrix bouteillei VB521301 DNA window includes the following coding sequences:
- a CDS encoding TIGR04255 family protein, translated as MKESFPNIQKKIALQGGFELNLEKPEEINPRLFSMSNQPEGYIFISNDKEKIIQAKLQGFTFSKLKPYQSWQDFYGEAYQLWQKYVEITSPLKVVRLGLRYVNQINIPLTGEGGIELKQYIKTLPEMPSDLSVVIEGYFMQLVLSHTQYQPSRAIINQTIGQMLENQESKKAYPLIFDIDVFQEVNLDPDDEEIGKIFEVNLKGFREDIFFKSITEKTKELFQ; from the coding sequence ATAAAAGAATCTTTCCCGAATATTCAAAAGAAAATAGCGCTTCAAGGAGGTTTTGAATTAAATTTAGAAAAGCCGGAAGAAATAAATCCTCGGTTATTTTCAATGTCCAATCAACCGGAAGGATATATTTTTATTTCTAATGACAAAGAAAAAATAATTCAAGCTAAGTTACAGGGATTTACGTTTAGTAAATTGAAACCTTATCAAAGCTGGCAAGATTTTTATGGAGAAGCATATCAACTATGGCAAAAATATGTTGAAATTACGTCCCCTTTAAAAGTAGTGCGTCTTGGTTTACGCTATGTAAATCAAATAAATATACCCCTAACGGGAGAAGGAGGAATAGAATTAAAACAATATATAAAAACATTACCAGAAATGCCAAGTGATTTATCAGTAGTAATTGAAGGCTACTTTATGCAATTGGTTTTAAGTCATACGCAATATCAGCCATCTAGAGCAATTATTAATCAAACAATTGGTCAGATGCTTGAAAATCAAGAAAGTAAGAAAGCTTATCCTTTAATATTTGATATTGATGTTTTTCAAGAAGTTAATCTCGATCCTGATGATGAAGAAATAGGAAAAATCTTTGAAGTGAATCTAAAAGGTTTTAGAGAAGATATATTTTTTAAGAGTATTAC